A genomic stretch from Bacteroidota bacterium includes:
- a CDS encoding four helix bundle protein encodes MAIKIFEDVIGWQKAQDYVVDIYEIFSASKDFGFKDQICRAVISISNNIAEGFDRSSNADFIPILNL; translated from the coding sequence ATGGCGATAAAAATATTTGAAGATGTGATAGGGTGGCAGAAAGCACAAGATTATGTGGTGGATATATATGAAATATTTAGTGCTTCGAAGGATTTTGGGTTTAAAGATCAAATTTGTAGAGCTGTCATCTCCATCTCTAATAATATTGCGGAAGGCTTTGACAGGAGTTCCAATGCGGATTTTATACCAATTCTTAACCTATAA